From the Cryptomeria japonica chromosome 2, Sugi_1.0, whole genome shotgun sequence genome, one window contains:
- the LOC131030599 gene encoding TMV resistance protein N-like: MARPNGPFGKIMPPSSSTTIKSVWYDVFINHRGPDTKQTLAASIYSALKPLGVEVFLDEPELQLGDSIPFELQYAITTSFLHIVILSPRYAESTWCLQELSLMLKTGQKVILVFYNVDISDIRYIKGNYAKAFSKHEAQARYTSQMLEEWKMALQTVSFFKDHTVNNEE; encoded by the coding sequence ATGGCGAGGCCAAATGGGCCTTTTGGAAAAATTATGCCGCCATCCTCTTCAACTACAATAAAGAGCGTATGGTACGATGTGTTCATAAACCATCGTGGCCCTGACACCAAGCAAACCCTAGCCGCCTCAATATACAGTGCCCTCAAACCCCTGGGAGTTGAAGTTTTCTTAGATGAACCAGAGCTTCAACTTGGTGATTCCATACCATTTGAATTACAATATGCCATCACTACTTCTTTTCTTCATATTGTCATACTTTCACCCAGATATGCAGAATCCACTTGGTGTTTGCAAGAGTTGTCGCTTATGCTCAAAACTGGCCAGAAAGTCATTCTAGTGTTCTATAATGTTGATATTAGTGATATTCGTTATATAAAAGGAAACTATGCTAAAGCATTTTCCAAGCATGAAGCCCAGGCCAGATATACTTCTCAAATGCTCGAGGAATGGAAAATGGCGTTGCAAACGGTTTCATTCTTTAAAGACCACACAGTCAACAATGAAGAGTAA
- the LOC131030600 gene encoding small ribosomal subunit protein eS6-like, whose translation MGGSNKQGFPMKQGVLTPGRVRLLMHRGTPCFRGYGRRDGEHRRKSVRGCIVSPDLFVLNLVIVKKGENGLPGLTDTEKPRMRGPKRASKIRKQLYLSKEDDVRKYG comes from the exons ATGGGAGGCTCTAATAAGCAGGGTTTTCCAATGAAACAGGGGGTTCTTACTCCAGGCCGTGTCCGGCTCCTCATGCACCGAG GCACCCCCTGCTTTCGTGGATATGGAAGGCGTGATGGAGAACACAGGCGTAAATCTGTTCGAGGCTGCATTGTCAGTCCCGacctttttgttttgaatttagttATCGTGAAAAAGG GAGAAAATGGTCTGCCTGGTCTTACTGATACAGAGAAACCCAGGATGCGAGGGCCCAAGAGGGCTTCAAAGATTAGAAAACAGTTATATCTTTCCAAGGAGGATGACGTTAGAAAGTATGGTTAA